The sequence CGAAATGATTTGGATGAGATCCTTATATCAATCAATTAAAGAACATATTACAAAGATTAAGATTATGGTCCTTCCAACATTTTGTGTGGAATTGATTCcctatgacccccccccccccatgtaaaCCTACCAATCTGATCAAATGATTAAATGGGCTCACCATCTGAACAAGCCAAACTTGGCACAGGACCAGTGAACACAAGGACTGCTCGTTCTCTGCTGCCAACAGATTTTTGGGCTCTTTCCCTGTAAATGATGTTTATCTGTGTTTGGACGAAAGGCTATTCTTAGCCTGATTGGCCCGTTGTAAAGGAAAGGGAGGCAGACCTCTGGCACTAAGTACTCTATGTGTCTCGTTGGATTCTCGAGGATGATTAATGGTATGTCTCATTGATCAACCAGATTAAAATGAAACAtagtggaaaaggggaaggttATTTATCCGTCCACTTCCTTTAGTTCCTATTTAGGGGAAGTAACCCTGATTTATTTGACGATTGAGAATAGTTCATATTGTGGAAGCACTGATATTTTCCTCTTAATTGTGGTTCTCCTCCTGGCAAATGACCCAGCAATGACAGAGAATAGATGTCCCTTGCTTCCATCCATCCATTTTGTTTTGGGATTATCTGTTTGATTTCCCCCAAAAAGGTAGACTGTGACTACTGCAGAATCAAGCTAGTTAAGCGGGCATTATCTTTGGAATTCCttttcctctccttcctaaaggctAATTTAAGGACGGGTGTTGTAAATTAGCATTAGctatacgcacgcacacacgcacgcacgcactgtGGTCCCTATTCAAATCAACCATAAAATATGTTGATGCTAATTAAACATTATCCTAGTCACATGAGACAGCTCCAACCCAACCCTCTGGCCTAGAACTGTAAATAATATGTAATTTAGCTTTAGATCCagggctgtgtgtggggggggtgtcaGGACCTGTATGAGTTGGCGATAGAAAGGGTTTGGTTCAGATCCCCAAAGGCACAAGGAGTTGCATCAGTCTCAGCCATATATACTTCAAGCTTATTATTCAACCTTAGCCTAATTGACTGAACAATGTTTTGGACCATAAGTCAGTATACATAGTGTTACTCTGCTGCGTATGAATTCATACTGTATTTGAAACTGCCTTTTCTCTTTGATCTCCCAAAATCCTGTCTTTGTGAATTTTCTTTGTCCCAAGTCCTGATATGTGTGCATGTTTGCGTGCGTGCATTCGTGCCTCTGCGTGTTCTCTCTGCAGGTACGTTCGTGTCTGCCTTCACGGTGCTGTGCGGAGCGCGGACAGACCTGCCCGACCGCCacatgtgctgtgtgttttggctgaACATCGCGGCAGCCTTCATCCAGATCCTCACAGCCATCATCATGGTGGGCTGGATCATGAGTATTTTCTGGGGCATGGACATGGTCATCCTGGCAAGTATGTGTCACTCTGCCTTATGCATTTCCACGTGATTGAGGTAACTTCAGAAAGTCTATGTGGATTAGGTTTATTATTGTGTATCAACGGTCTTTACGGGACATTTTCAAGGAGCCCATCATAAGACAGGTTAGAAAAGGTCCAGAAATGTCATATGGGGACACCGCACATGAACTGAACACACATGTACTGAACACAAGAGTTCCAGCTGATGTCAGCAGGGATGCGTTATAAGGTGCCTAGATGCAGGCGGAAGAGATACGAACATTCCATGAACTAATGCATTTTTGTGTGGGTGGGGAGGGAGTgtatgatgatggtgttgtttgTATGTTGCGTCAATTGATTTGATGTATTTATGTGGAAGCAGCAGCACTCTTATTGTCCAAGTCAACGTAGATAATAGCATATCTATGTTCATGGGCAGGGTTAGGAGTTTTTCTTGACCACAGGAAAAGCTCCTGGTCCTGTTCATAGAGGGTTGTGTATGATATCCTCTCTATACACTTTGCAGCCACAGCCCCAACAGATAGACAGGTTTTTACATGTGGTTTGATGGGTGCtgtaattatctctctctctcttcaacgcTCACTGCAGATTGAATTGCGTAGCTAAAGGCACTTCTCTGAATGTGAATTTCAAAATATCTCCATCTCTTTAAGAGGAAATGACCAGAATAGATATATTGGCTCACATTGTGAATGAGATACTTGGCATATAGATCCCGCTCTTCCGCTTGTACTATCTTGTGTCTGCTTTATGTTATCACTTGAGGCAGTTTCATTCAAATGAACCATGCTCTATAGCTACAGAGTTCTCCCCATTGGTTCCACTGATGCTTCTCAGATTGGCTTGGATTTCATTAgtagagttctctctctccatgccacatAAGGGGATGGATTCCTTTGAATCGTGACAATTGCTATTGTTCGCAGAGAGCAGGCCTTTGTCAGGATAGCAATGTGGTAGTAATTGCTGTGAGCGTGAGAGGAGGCCTTTGTCAGGATAGCAATGTGGTAGTAATTGCTGTGAGCGTGAGAGGAGGCCTTTGTCAGGATAGCAATGTGGTAGTAATTGCTGTGAGCGTGAGAGCAGGCCTTTGTCAGGATAGCAATGTGGTATTAATTGCTGTGAGCGTGAGAGCAGGCCTTTGTCAGGATAGCAATGTGGTAGTAATTGCTTGAGCGTGAGAGGAACACTGTTGAGCATATTCGTGTTGTTATTATTAATCCTGTTATTGAATTTAACCACTGAGCTCCGGATCTCGCCTTCTAACTAACTTATCTTCTTTTCATATCGACGAGGGCTGTTTTCAACAGTGTTTGTTTACTACAGTAATCTTTCTCTGGACATTTTCTAGAACATGTTGTTCCACTGTGTAACATGCAGCTTCTCACAGTCGAAATATGAATTGTTCTCATGTTTCTTCTCTCTGTTACTCCTCCTAAATGGATGAAAGTTTCTGATGGTAGGTACTGCATGCATAGTACTACACAGCTGCCTCGTCTCACTCGCTGCCACCATTGCTTTTTCCTACTCCATCAACTCTCCATCTCTGTCAATGTGCCTGTGcctccaccacctcccctctGGCTGTACCTCACACTGTTTGGGTTTGATGTCCTCCGTCGTGCTCATTATAACGGTCCCCTGAATGTCCTCAGCCCTTTCCCAGTCCGAGCATGCTTTGCAGCTTGCATCGTCACAGATCAGCGAAGACACTATGCTTCTGAGCTGTTCTGGATCTGCAACTGAGATCAGGACTCTGCCTCAGCAGTGCATGTCTGGGAAGAGTCCTCTAAAGGATTTTCCAATAGTATATATTAAAATGTAATTCTCTTATATCTTAAAGTTTCACTTGGAAACATTATGCCATACTCAGTTTACTCAGGTTATTCAGGGGTCACTTATACCCCAGGCCATTGCACTCAGTTTATTCAGGTGATGTGTAACCTCACtacgccctctctctcctccaggctaTAGGGATCAGAGGGTTCCCCAGCAGGTTTAAGGCTGGCCCAGCCCAGCTCAACGTGAAGCCTTGATGTACAGTTGTCTCCTATCGCAACATCCCCCTGGGGGAGAGCCAAGGCAGGATGATATTCACAGGCTTAACCCCACCCTACCTACTGTACCATATCGCTTTCTGCTACTACTGCAGGTGCAGCTCCACTTCACAGCTCAGTGGTAGAATGAGGAGCACGTCAACATTGATGCAGAGGTGTTTTCTACATGTGCCCAAAGTGTCCTGTGAAGAAAATAACAGAATGAATTATGAATATGTGccaactgtatgtacagtactaTACCGTGTGCTAAGGACTATCCATCCTGTCTGGGGCACTAATTCAGTGTTCAGGGGTCTttgtaaaaaaaatgaaatgtgcAGTTTATTCCTCTGTGTATGTTATCAGCTGTTCAACCACACTCTTATTATGACTAGTAGACTTCAGTAGACTGAAGATGGTATCAGTGCCTGTCAAGTCCGCCAGGATTGTATAGTATGTGATGTTATTAATGGTCCAATGCcgccgtttttatctcaatatcaatcATTTcttggtaacaattaagtaccttactgtaatagttttccattaaaatggtcaaaaagaaacaaaaagggCTTCTTAGCGAAGGGCAATTACTCAAGCAAGAATTccactaggactgtctgggagtggtttgagtagggaggggaaaactgaaaattagctgttattggcagagaggtttggaactctctttcttattggtctattaactattttaacgcatggtgatgtcaccatggaaggtcaaaactccatcccaccaaaacaggctgacatttcaggcagccatttcaaacagctcttacactataagggcattatcataattctTACGaattcacagtattattccaacctcatagtgtggaaatatatataaaacacagacaAATCtaatttttgactgcactgggcctttaaaacgTATGGCATATGGAGATGCACTTGTTTTATATCTTGTAATAATCTGCATGGATACCTTTGTATCGTTTTTCAGATATGTCTATCGTATATAAAGACTACTCACATCACACACATTTATAGCCTTCTGTGACTACTATTTAATGGTTGTTGTTTCTGTTGTTCAATGTCAGTGTATTGTTCAGTGAATCATTATGGGCCAGTTGCCATAGATACTGTCCATTAATTAAGTGTCTGCGTGTTACACATGGGACTAAAATGAATGTAATTGGTTATTTTTGCCTCGTGCAAATGGCAGAAGAGTGAGACACAACTACAGCGACCAGTTGTCCATTTAAATAGTGGTATTTTTAAgctagaaataatagaaaagtggAAAAACAGAGATGGTAGCATACGCTTTGATTGTGTTTTGAAGACATCTATTTTTTAAACACGTTTATTACAGTCAGTTCCCTTAAATAGACCCAGGCGAGAGCTGACAGGAGCGTGAAAAAAGTGTCAGAGGAATGTAGCTAGCAGTCGGCCAGATATTATATTTTGTTCAGATGGATACTTTAAGTTATGCAGTTTAATCTTGTACTTTGTCAAGATTCAAGAATGGAAGCATTTGTCAGTGGCTTGTGTTTGAAGAAGAGTGTGTGATAAGTTTATTTCAGTATTACGGATAACAAAAGTATAAAGAAAAAGATTTAGCTCCAAGCATTGATATGTCACATTTCATGATCCCTGCACTTGAATGCGATGGATTGTGAAGAATATAAAATCCTCATTGGAGACTGAAACGACTTTCACAAAAGGAGATATTCAATGTATCTGTGAAATTTAAAGACCACTTCTAACTGTTCAATTATTTTACAGAATAAATAAGATGATTGCAACAAAAAGCTGTAATATCACATTGGTGTACAGAATATCAAATATAAGTGACACGCTCAATAAACAAAGTATGTCATGAAAAACTCTGTTTTTGTACTGAATATGTGGAAGTTTTAACAGGCTCTCTCTTGTCTTGATCGACCAGAGCTTTTACTAGACCATTCCCATTGAACCAGACTGTTAACAGCAGATAGTTAACccaattttttccccctcataagCAGACCTGTTGTTGAGAGGTTTCTGGTACTTCTCCATTTGCTACGATAACAGCACTTGGACAAAGGTGCCATTGGGGGACACAGAGGCTTTGAGGGACGGGAGAATAGCGAGGGAGGGGTCAGTAATTGGGGGACACAGAGGCTTTGAGGGACGGGAGGATAGCGAGGGAGGGGTCAGCCATTGGGGGACACAGAGGCTTTGAGGGACGGGAGGATAGCGAGGGAGGGGTCAGCCATTGGGGGACACAGAGGCTTTGAGGGACGGGAGGATAGCGAGGGAGGGGTCAGCCATTGGGGGACACAGAGGCTTTGAGGGACGGGAGGATAGCGAGGGAGGGGTCAGCCATTGTGCAGAGCTGAGCGGGAGAGTTAATAGAGAGACAAAGGTGCCTGCGCGCTCTAGTGGTCAGTACAGGGCCCAAAAGTATTAGAAAACCTCGGTAAGGCTTGTTGTGGGTAGGCAGACATGGCTTCACAATTGTCCTAAGACCAATTGTCTAAGGTTTATGATGGAATGTTGTATAAGAGGGTATTTACGTAGAGCAATTAGTCTTTTGCGTCTCACATTTTATTGTTGAAAATGCAACCAGACTGTTTAACAATGTGTCATTGATGTAGCGTGCTAGATAATGGTTATCCTCTTTTTCTCTGCTTCAAagcagcagacagacaaacaTCATCTCTATTGAATCAACAGTAAAACGGATATTGTTACAGTATTTGTCTTTAATATGTCTTGGAAGGATTCCTTCCCTCTGATAGCGGGCTATTAGATCCCTTTTCTCCAAATTTGGAATTCTCTCTCCTGGTTGAACAGACATTTCATGTTGGATCTTTTCAGACAGCGACCGACAGTATACAGCATTCTATTAGTGATTAGGAGACAGTAAGGTGACGGTAAGATGGTGATACACCAAGACGGGTAGAGATTTGATCCCAAAGCCTTCGGTGGGAGAAGAAAGAGCATTAGTCTATTGTTTCAACCATGACATTACAGGCCAGTAGGGGGCACTATGACCTTTATAAAACGACTAAGACACTGCTCATCTCAGCAATGGTGCCACTGAAAACCTGACTATGCTGATCTCTAGTAGTCTTCTGATGGAGTCCTACCTCTCAGCGGGCTGTTCATTTTCTGTCTCAGAGAATGTGAGTGAATGTAAGGTAATGGGAGACAGTGCTTCCTCGATCCTTTGGATATGATGAGGCCTCAGCTCTGCTTCTTGTCTGAGGGTTATCAGAGGTATGACATACATTTCCTCTGGGTTTCTGTAAAGTGGGACTCCAGCATTCCACGCTCTCGGTTTCCTATGATGCTGTTGGCTGAGGAATGTACAAGAAGTGTTCTCACCATCACCAGCTGCTCTGTTTCTCAGTGACATCACTGAATACACAACACATGCGTATGTAAAATAAAGGTAATCCTTTGTGATGTATGCTGTACATAATAGTTTGGTCTATCGTCAGAAGCCGGGAAGCCCAAAATGACTGTGGCATGCATCTTGGGCAATTTCTACCTTGGATGTGATGTCCCTCACACTAATGCAGTCAGCTAGGACTGTTGAATGGCATTAATGACATTTGTTCAAATGCAACCTAAACCTCTACAAATTGACCTCATAGATTGCTCTGATGTTTGATAGACCTGTCCCAGGGGCTAATTGGGCATGTTGCCACGGTGATCTATAAACATCTTGGGCAATTCCCATAACCTGATTGACAGAGCTGTACTTCCCTGCAAGATGTATGTGCAAACTAACTTCAAGACTTTAAAAAAGTACAGTGTTTGAAATTCTCTGAACATTGCACCCAGTTCAATTGATGACAGctgaccacaggaggttggtggtaccttaattggggagaagaaGCTCGTATCAGTGAGTGGAGCagaatgagtggaatggtatcagatacattaaacatattgtttccaggtgtttgatgctattccatttgctctgttctggAAATGATTATGAgccattctcccctcagcagcctcctgtgcagCTGACATGTCATCCTTACCCCATGACTGAGATTTGCTTTCTGTCATCTGTCATCATCTCCGGAGATCAGCCCTGAGCCTTTTTACATCGACACGTCATGAGATGACAGGCAGAAAGGCTTACCCTGTTACACATGCAAGCCGTTGGCTACAGTATATTGTGATGAATATGGATGGGAAGatgggatggggaagagagggaggagagaagaagagaggatgtATGGGTGGGTTTCCTGCATGGCCCCTCTCcaagcctccctctccccaggccAGCAGCGTTGTTCAGGCTCCCTGCCAGCCGCCTGACTCAGGCCAAGCATTACTAAATAAGGCAGTCCTCTCCTCCTACTTTGGGGAAAAAACACCCGAGCAACTCAATAAGATCATCATCATTCTCCCACGGCCACACCACCTCTTCTCACACTTCTGCATTAGTTCTGTTTTTAGTGTTCATGTAGTGTTTATTTTGACCTGTAACTCTGACGCACGCAGAGAATTATACTGTTTGTGGAAATGTAATGCTTCTCATGCCCCCTGACCTTCCATCTAACAAATAACATCTGCTTGTCATGATGTAGTTTGGCCACTAGAGAACAGCAAATCCATCACCCAAACAAAAGAGCCTGATCTGAAATGAGCGAATCACACCGTCTAAACACTGATAGATTTGGTGCTATTTCGGTGCTGTAACCATTTCAGAGGAAATCAACAGTTTGTTATACAGTAATTGACCACATAATATAATTAGACGAATCTCTATTTATACTTTCAGTGCTTGGGATTGTTGACATTAT is a genomic window of Oncorhynchus nerka isolate Pitt River linkage group LG24, Oner_Uvic_2.0, whole genome shotgun sequence containing:
- the stum gene encoding protein stum homolog; translated protein: MDQKDTEMNEKGVTSSTSGVVVQVREKKGPLRAAIPYMPFPVAVLCLFLNTFVPGLGTFVSAFTVLCGARTDLPDRHMCCVFWLNIAAAFIQILTAIIMVGWIMSIFWGMDMVILASYRDQRVPQQV